The following are from one region of the Sorghum bicolor cultivar BTx623 chromosome 2, Sorghum_bicolor_NCBIv3, whole genome shotgun sequence genome:
- the LOC8062765 gene encoding putative clathrin assembly protein At1g25240: MTSSMRQWWRRAAAALKDRRSLLLARLRPRRAGHHRELEAAVIRATSHEDRWMDYRSAARVFAWARSSPSCLRPAMCALARRARRTRCWVVALKSLMVAHGILLRSGLAPSAARAGLVVPFELADFRDRSSFSSSSAARSLAFSAFVRAYFRFLDYRSHLAAQVDTDGDDAANKCSDDPQTAFLDRIAKKQFLLDLLLQIRPYGDGMEVPLVLEAMDCALIEIFQVYGEICTGIARFLVSGVQCRPAKPTMDKAATAEGVKVLWRAVEQGAQLSSYFDLCRGLGVANARKLPAAFVRLKDDDVRDLERILMTDIQDDNSDEAEPEPEAEGMAAPADVKDAGPTSTTTTVVTTTTEWVAFDEENSSAGVVAYDDGGGHVSNHWNPFVAAPSDGREVGNLIELF; encoded by the coding sequence ATGACGTCGTCCATGCGGCAGTGgtggcgccgcgccgccgcggcgctCAAGGACAGGAGGAGCCTGCTCCTGGCGCGCCTCCGCCCGCGCCGGGCCGGACACCACCGGGAGCTGGAGGCGGCCGTGATCCGCGCCACGAGCCACGAGGACCGGTGGATGGACTACCGGAGCGCCGCGCGGGTGTTCGCGTGGGCGCGCTCGTCGCCCTCGTGCCTCCGGCCCGCCATGTGCGCGCTGGCGCGCCGCGCGCGGCGGACGCGGTGCTGGGTCGTGGCGCTCAAGTCGCTCATGGTCGCGCACGGCATCCTCCTCCGCTCGGGCCTCGCGCCAAGCGCGGCCCGCGCCGGGCTCGTCGTCCCCTTCGAGCTCGCTGATTTCCGAGACCGGTCCTCGTTCtcctcgtcgtcggcggcgaggtCCCTGGCCTTCTCCGCCTTTGTGCGCGCGTACTTCCGGTTTCTGGACTACCGCTCCCACCTCGCCGCGCAGGTGGACACCGACGGCGACGACGCCGCCAATAAGTGCTCGGATGATCCCCAAACGGCCTTTCTTGATCGGATAGCCAAGAAACAGTTCCTGCTCGACCTGCTCCTGCAAATCCGCCCGTACGGCGACGGCATGGAGGTGCCGCTCGTCCTCGAGGCCATGGACTGCGCACTCATCGAGATCTTCCAGGTGTACGGCGAGATATGTACCGGCATAGCGCGGTTCCTCGTCAGCGGCGTTCAATGCAGACCGGCGAAGCCGACGATGGACAAGGCGGCCACGGCGGAAGGGGTGAAGGTGCTCTGGCGGGCGGTGGAGCAGGGCGCTCAGCTCTCGTCCTACTTCGACCTGTGCCGCGGGCTCGGCGTGGCCAACGCCCGCAAGCTCCCGGCGGCGTTCGTTCGCTTGAAAGACGACGACGTTCGGGACCTCGAGCGGATCCTCATGACTGACATCCAGGACGATAACAGTGACGAGGCGGAGCCGGAACCGGAGGCAGAGGGGATGGCGGCGCCGGCTGACGTGAAGGACGCGGGGCCAACGTCGACGACCACTACGGTGGTGACGACGACAACGGAATGGGTGGCATTCGACGAGGAGAATTCAAGCGCTGGCGTTGTCGCCTACGACGACGGCGGGGGTCACGTCTCTAATCACTGGAACCCCTTCGTCGCTGCGCCGTCAGACGGTCGGGAAGTCGGAAATCTGATCGAGCTTTTCTAG